A genomic segment from Lignipirellula cremea encodes:
- a CDS encoding carboxylesterase family protein, with the protein MTMLFPRLSDARLVWHLLALLRLRSAAGLGAEKGPAGSSSHLCLAMLLTVAWLASSALGAEPQEIVFKARLDGTEQRYIELLPTSFEAMHAHDVVIALHGHGSDRRQFITDVRGECKGVRDVAARQGMIVVSPDYRATTSWMGPKAEADVVQIIEELKQRYKIGRVFVAGASMGGTAALTFGALHPDLVAGVCSLNGTANLVEYDRFQDAISDSFGGSKIDAPEEYAKRSAELWPERFTMPVAVTTGGKDTVVPAASVLRLVEKLKQADRKVLSIHRPAGGHSTTYEDTCQAMEFMLREAKPFNH; encoded by the coding sequence ATGACCATGTTATTTCCAAGGCTGTCAGACGCCCGGCTTGTCTGGCATTTGCTGGCTCTCCTCCGCTTGCGGTCCGCTGCCGGCCTTGGCGCCGAGAAGGGACCTGCTGGCAGCAGCAGTCATCTCTGCTTGGCGATGCTCCTGACCGTCGCCTGGCTGGCCTCGTCGGCGCTCGGGGCGGAGCCGCAGGAGATCGTTTTTAAAGCCAGGCTCGACGGCACGGAGCAGCGATATATCGAACTGCTGCCGACGAGCTTTGAGGCCATGCATGCGCATGATGTCGTAATCGCCTTGCACGGTCACGGCTCCGATCGCCGGCAGTTCATCACCGATGTACGCGGCGAGTGCAAGGGCGTACGCGATGTGGCGGCCAGGCAGGGGATGATTGTCGTCTCGCCGGACTATCGGGCGACGACTTCGTGGATGGGGCCCAAGGCGGAAGCAGATGTGGTGCAGATCATCGAGGAGCTCAAGCAGCGGTATAAAATCGGGCGTGTCTTTGTCGCAGGCGCTTCGATGGGCGGAACGGCGGCGCTCACGTTCGGGGCGCTGCATCCCGATCTGGTCGCCGGCGTCTGCAGTCTTAACGGTACTGCGAATCTCGTCGAGTACGACAGGTTTCAAGACGCGATCAGCGACTCGTTCGGGGGTTCAAAAATCGACGCGCCGGAAGAATATGCAAAACGCAGCGCCGAGTTATGGCCGGAGCGATTCACCATGCCCGTTGCGGTGACAACCGGCGGCAAGGATACCGTCGTGCCGGCGGCGAGCGTCCTGCGCCTGGTCGAGAAGCTGAAACAGGCGGACCGCAAGGTGCTGAGTATTCATCGGCCAGCGGGCGGGCATAGCACGACTTATGAGGATACCTGCCAGGCGATGGAGTTCATGTTGCGAGAAGCGAAGCCTTTCAACCATTGA
- a CDS encoding DUF1592 domain-containing protein → MIRTTPLAAVLAWLCLVAAAWAEAPLAIDPAVQTFLRSYCVKCHGPEKQEADFRVDSMLKMSATPADAEYWRLVLDNLNLGEMPPEKQKQPTADEREAVIAWIEAELRRASDVLQGSAGEVVLRRLNRLEYGYTTEDLFGVRGDYTDGFPADGVAEGFDNNGAALVLSSAQLSRYLEASDFILQRAIMTGPRPTTEKVQFSLREIQSLENEKQARAELRKKQSGEKPTATERKRQEEAKRQGNFGSPYFPLHGDDALIVVRYTKPSTRDFFRVREPGWYRFQATAYAVRNQGEPVRLQITHGRGVPTEVPTVIDVVQLTDSTPQTVEYRVYLQPNYRVQMEMLDGINWLPGSRIAESDGPAIAIGAIEMEGPLLEQWPPAGHRNLLGVRDANALKDDEMPAILADLAPRLFRRPVAESVVQEFVDFYQAARAESLSPLDAFRFTAKAMLASPHFLYHVEPHTSAEGAIDEYALANRLSYFLWRSLPDAPLVELAAAGQLSQPDVLRKQVDRMLEDPKSERFLKDFVGQWLKISNLGEMQPDANLYPEYDADLERAMVEETESFVREMLLHDLPLRNLIDSDWAMLNDRLAQHYGIPGVEGNRFRRVALDKSATVRGGLLAQASILNITSNGTTTSPVVRGVWVLERLLGSPASPPPPDVPAIEPDIRGATTIQEQLEKHRSIEQCAACHRKIDPYGMALENFDVIGGWRDNYRALKPTANPNRPQRIEGQAVISADSLPQQGDFADFREFRALLLQREDLLERNVARQLAKFALGRSLGFADEGPLASLVATVDASDGGLKTMIRELVASELFRRP, encoded by the coding sequence ATGATTCGAACCACTCCCCTGGCGGCCGTTCTGGCGTGGCTCTGCCTGGTTGCTGCGGCCTGGGCGGAAGCTCCGCTGGCGATCGATCCGGCGGTGCAGACTTTTCTGCGCTCTTACTGTGTGAAATGCCATGGCCCGGAGAAGCAGGAGGCCGACTTCCGCGTTGACTCCATGCTGAAGATGTCCGCCACGCCGGCCGACGCCGAGTACTGGCGCCTGGTGCTGGATAACCTGAACCTGGGCGAGATGCCGCCAGAGAAGCAGAAGCAGCCGACCGCTGACGAGCGGGAAGCGGTTATCGCCTGGATCGAAGCCGAGCTGCGGCGGGCCAGCGATGTGCTGCAGGGGAGCGCAGGCGAAGTCGTGCTGCGGCGGTTGAATCGCCTGGAGTACGGCTACACGACGGAGGATTTGTTCGGCGTCCGCGGCGACTACACCGACGGCTTTCCGGCCGACGGCGTCGCCGAAGGTTTCGACAACAACGGGGCCGCCCTGGTGCTGTCGTCCGCGCAGTTGAGCCGCTATCTGGAAGCGTCGGACTTCATCCTGCAGCGGGCTATCATGACGGGTCCTCGTCCCACGACCGAGAAAGTGCAGTTCTCCCTGCGCGAGATCCAATCGCTCGAAAATGAAAAGCAGGCTCGCGCCGAGCTGCGTAAAAAACAGAGTGGTGAAAAACCGACCGCGACCGAACGGAAACGGCAGGAAGAGGCAAAGCGGCAAGGCAACTTCGGGTCGCCCTACTTTCCCCTGCACGGCGACGACGCCCTGATTGTGGTGCGTTACACCAAACCGAGCACGCGCGACTTTTTTCGCGTCCGTGAGCCAGGCTGGTATCGCTTCCAGGCGACGGCCTATGCGGTCCGCAACCAGGGAGAGCCCGTGCGACTGCAGATCACCCATGGCCGCGGCGTGCCGACCGAAGTTCCAACCGTGATCGATGTGGTGCAGCTGACCGACTCCACGCCCCAGACCGTGGAGTACCGCGTCTATCTGCAGCCGAACTATCGGGTGCAGATGGAGATGCTGGACGGCATCAACTGGCTGCCCGGCTCCCGTATTGCGGAAAGCGACGGACCGGCGATCGCCATTGGCGCCATTGAGATGGAAGGCCCGCTGCTGGAGCAATGGCCGCCTGCCGGGCACCGCAATCTGTTGGGCGTGCGCGACGCCAATGCATTAAAGGACGACGAAATGCCAGCCATCCTGGCCGACCTTGCGCCGCGGCTCTTTCGTCGTCCGGTGGCGGAATCGGTCGTCCAGGAGTTTGTCGACTTCTACCAGGCCGCCAGGGCCGAGTCGCTGTCGCCGCTGGACGCCTTCCGGTTCACCGCCAAAGCGATGCTGGCCTCGCCCCATTTTCTGTACCATGTGGAACCGCATACGTCGGCCGAGGGCGCCATCGATGAGTATGCCCTGGCCAATCGGCTTTCTTACTTTCTCTGGCGCAGCCTGCCTGATGCTCCGCTGGTGGAACTGGCGGCCGCGGGCCAGCTTTCGCAGCCCGACGTGTTGCGGAAGCAGGTCGATCGCATGCTGGAAGATCCCAAGTCGGAGCGGTTCCTGAAAGACTTTGTCGGCCAGTGGCTGAAGATCAGCAACCTGGGCGAGATGCAGCCGGACGCCAACCTGTACCCGGAATACGACGCCGACCTGGAACGGGCGATGGTCGAAGAGACCGAGTCCTTCGTCCGCGAAATGCTGCTGCATGACCTGCCGCTACGGAACCTGATCGACTCGGACTGGGCCATGCTCAACGATCGTTTGGCCCAGCACTACGGTATCCCCGGCGTGGAAGGGAACCGCTTTCGGCGCGTCGCGCTCGACAAGTCGGCCACCGTCCGCGGGGGTCTACTGGCCCAGGCCAGTATTTTGAATATCACCTCCAACGGCACGACGACTTCGCCCGTTGTGCGGGGCGTATGGGTGCTGGAGCGTTTGCTGGGTTCGCCCGCTTCGCCTCCGCCGCCGGACGTGCCGGCGATTGAACCCGATATCCGCGGCGCCACGACGATCCAGGAACAGCTGGAGAAGCACCGCTCGATTGAGCAGTGCGCCGCCTGCCACCGGAAGATCGACCCCTACGGCATGGCGCTGGAGAACTTTGACGTTATTGGCGGCTGGCGTGATAACTACCGCGCTTTGAAGCCGACCGCCAATCCGAATCGCCCTCAACGGATTGAAGGGCAAGCGGTCATTTCCGCCGACAGCCTGCCGCAACAGGGAGACTTCGCCGACTTCCGCGAGTTCCGTGCTTTGCTGCTGCAGCGCGAAGACCTGCTCGAGCGCAATGTCGCCCGGCAACTGGCGAAATTCGCCCTGGGCCGCAGCCTGGGCTTTGCCGACGAAGGACCGCTGGCGAGTCTGGTCGCTACGGTCGACGCCAGCGATGGCGGCCTGAAAACCATGATCCGCGAGCTGGTCGCCAGTGAACTTTTCCGCCGACCCTAA
- a CDS encoding DUF1552 domain-containing protein: MHLSRRNFLQVAGGAVALPWLESFGGFAHAASGSAAPQRLLLICLPLGIYREAIIPEGEGADYAAPDYLSVLEGFRDRYTVISGLDHPGVTGGHATEPRIFTGLPSHLKNSRSLDQYLATRIGRDTRYDSLVLSAGRNEYSWTDSGVMVPSQSKMSEVYAQLFVQEDRTNTERVLREINQGQSLMNLVQRQAKSLQPHLSQVDQHKLEEYFDSVVETERRLVKSESWVHTPKPQVEAPMPEDPADRSEIVAQLRNVCDVTHLAFRTDSTRVITFGYFQQQSVNIPGVQNAYHALSHHGRDPNNIAQLKRIEIKFFEELNTLLTRLQNTQEGDETLLDRTTILVTSNLGSGSSHSNKDLPVLLLGGRYNHGEHRTYAPGSTPLSNLYVSILNQFGLADKSFGASTGPLAGLEIG; the protein is encoded by the coding sequence ATGCACCTTTCTCGACGTAACTTTCTGCAGGTCGCCGGCGGCGCCGTGGCTTTGCCCTGGCTGGAATCGTTTGGCGGTTTTGCCCATGCCGCCAGCGGGTCCGCCGCGCCGCAGCGGTTGTTGCTGATCTGTCTGCCGCTGGGCATTTATCGCGAGGCGATCATTCCCGAAGGCGAGGGGGCCGACTACGCGGCGCCTGACTACTTGTCGGTGCTGGAGGGATTCCGCGATCGCTATACGGTGATCTCGGGGCTGGATCATCCGGGCGTCACGGGCGGCCATGCGACCGAGCCGCGGATCTTTACCGGCTTGCCTTCGCATCTCAAGAATTCGCGTTCGCTCGACCAGTACCTGGCGACCCGGATTGGTCGCGACACGCGTTACGATTCGCTGGTGCTGTCCGCCGGGCGGAACGAGTACAGCTGGACTGACAGCGGAGTAATGGTTCCGTCCCAGTCCAAAATGTCGGAGGTCTACGCGCAGCTGTTTGTGCAGGAAGACCGGACCAATACCGAACGCGTCCTGCGCGAAATCAACCAGGGCCAAAGCCTGATGAACCTGGTGCAGCGGCAGGCGAAGTCGCTGCAGCCGCACCTGTCGCAGGTGGATCAGCACAAGCTGGAAGAATACTTCGACTCGGTCGTGGAAACAGAGCGGCGTCTGGTCAAATCCGAGAGCTGGGTGCATACGCCCAAGCCGCAGGTCGAGGCGCCCATGCCGGAAGATCCGGCCGACCGCAGCGAGATCGTGGCCCAGTTGCGGAACGTGTGCGATGTCACGCACCTGGCCTTCCGCACCGACTCCACCCGGGTGATCACCTTTGGCTATTTCCAGCAGCAGAGCGTGAACATTCCCGGCGTGCAGAACGCTTACCATGCGCTGTCGCACCACGGCCGCGACCCGAACAACATCGCCCAGCTGAAACGAATCGAAATCAAGTTCTTTGAAGAGTTGAACACGCTGCTCACGCGGCTGCAGAATACGCAAGAAGGGGACGAGACCCTGCTCGACCGCACCACGATTCTGGTGACCTCGAACCTGGGCAGCGGCTCCAGCCATTCCAACAAGGACCTGCCGGTCCTGCTGCTCGGCGGTCGTTATAACCATGGCGAGCATCGAACGTATGCGCCTGGCTCCACGCCTTTGTCCAATTTGTACGTGAGCATCCTCAACCAGTTCGGCCTGGCGGACAAATCGTTTGGCGCCTCCACGGGTCCGCTCGCGGGACTGGAGATCGGTTAG
- a CDS encoding tetratricopeptide repeat protein, giving the protein MRHFLVLVALLLAAVLVRETSAAPLAETFLLEGRLTEGEKALREHLQTHPADDEARFGLGTVQFLLAFEHLGGSLYEHGLRTERAFPGLSRQLAGLLPQNPSPKELTYQEMRQVIQTFLGDLEKAESTLAAIQDKDVKLPLHVGLIKVDLFGLGKPINAAFVLGRMDGAPAEAVESFVIGFDRGDVHWLRGYCHFLCACSEVMLSVDSHEMFDCTAHLFFEKTATPHKFLLEEDRNFERVGWWNARLFSDVIAFIHLMRFPMEEPQRMQAALAHLEGTVAQSREMWKHYQAEEDDDHEWIPNPRQTGVLQVKVTQEMITTWLDTVDETEQVLAGKKLIPFWRGENARRGVNLRRVFTEPRQLDPILWVQGTAVTPFLEEGEITELAGIGSLRRISNTFGGMNFFGFAFWFN; this is encoded by the coding sequence ATGCGTCACTTTCTTGTTCTTGTCGCGCTCCTGCTGGCCGCGGTGCTGGTCCGTGAAACCTCGGCCGCCCCGCTGGCGGAGACTTTTCTGCTGGAAGGCCGGCTGACAGAAGGAGAGAAAGCACTCCGCGAACATCTCCAGACGCACCCCGCCGATGACGAGGCCCGGTTCGGTCTCGGCACGGTGCAGTTTCTGCTGGCCTTTGAGCACCTGGGCGGGAGTCTCTACGAACATGGCCTGCGCACGGAGCGGGCGTTTCCCGGTTTGTCCCGTCAGCTGGCGGGGCTGTTGCCGCAAAACCCCAGCCCCAAAGAGCTGACCTATCAGGAGATGCGGCAGGTGATCCAGACCTTCCTCGGCGATCTGGAAAAGGCCGAAAGCACGCTGGCCGCGATCCAGGACAAAGATGTCAAACTGCCGTTGCATGTAGGTCTGATCAAAGTCGATCTGTTCGGCCTGGGCAAGCCAATCAACGCCGCCTTTGTGCTGGGCCGCATGGACGGCGCCCCGGCCGAAGCGGTGGAGTCCTTCGTGATTGGTTTCGACCGCGGCGATGTTCACTGGCTGCGCGGCTACTGCCATTTTCTCTGCGCTTGCAGCGAAGTCATGCTGTCGGTCGACAGCCACGAAATGTTTGACTGCACGGCCCATCTGTTCTTTGAGAAGACCGCCACGCCGCACAAGTTCCTCCTGGAAGAGGACCGCAACTTCGAACGCGTCGGCTGGTGGAATGCTCGCCTGTTTTCCGATGTGATCGCCTTTATCCATTTGATGCGGTTCCCGATGGAGGAGCCGCAGCGGATGCAGGCGGCCCTCGCGCATCTGGAAGGGACCGTCGCCCAGTCGCGCGAAATGTGGAAGCATTACCAGGCGGAGGAAGACGACGACCACGAGTGGATCCCCAACCCCCGACAAACGGGCGTACTCCAGGTGAAAGTCACCCAGGAGATGATCACCACCTGGCTGGACACCGTCGACGAGACCGAGCAGGTGCTGGCCGGGAAAAAGCTGATTCCCTTCTGGCGAGGCGAGAACGCTCGACGCGGCGTCAACCTGCGCCGCGTATTCACGGAACCCCGTCAGCTTGATCCGATCCTCTGGGTGCAAGGCACGGCCGTCACGCCATTTCTGGAAGAAGGGGAAATCACCGAACTGGCAGGCATCGGCTCGCTCCGCCGCATCAGCAACACCTTTGGCGGCATGAACTTCTTCGGTTTTGCTTTCTGGTTCAATTGA
- a CDS encoding DUF1592 domain-containing protein has translation MISRSPLLVALVHSLIASCCFATVAAAAPNFDKDVQPYFRQHCLGCHGAEKQNGDFRIDTLSRKIGLEDTPQWAEIMERISSGEMPPEDVKNRPTADKSAAIVEWLAARIQEGEAARMAQRDRVSYHRLTREEYVNTVRDLLGVEYDATDPGGLLEDAEWNGFERVGSVMTLSATHIEKYINAAEIVLDEAYPDKPIEYLEATTQAAVVNENHPYFESLQQEGLLDKVRFELVTNGEQFRASSPYRNGLKFPGPGVYEISYVVSGLKPENGKAPRIQVFEEKLDRILFEQDIIAPEDAPITVTFQAHFPGTSTPQIRVMNTTGLPRHPRSTAHSRIPFINTSRPRAPWQVKITDQQGQPRSPVLIIDSITIRGPIITPLEQQRRDSYLPQEETIPAAREGLARLAKRAFRRPLVEGELEVYVQIVEQELAAGAPFREAVEAAMIAVLCSKSFLFIAEGDENADRSQLNDWEIASRLSYLLWSTMPDDELFAAAERGQLQDQGELQRQFTRMLNDPRSDRFKEGFSRQWLYLNKVGMFPPDKKLYPQYDDHLEQSMIGETQAFFAEVLEQRLTLREFLNSDWTMLNSRLARFYQVQGDFTDQFQRVALQPEDHRGGLLTQAAILSLTSDGARHRPVHRGVWLSEVILGKTPPPPPANVEPIEPNPVDSPKATLRMKLDAHKHDASCASCHKKIDPLGFAFDHYDAIGQWRTREQVEGTGEDPLVDASGELVDGRKFQNAEELKQLLTTDLDAFEATFIEKLAIYGLRRTMTFDDHQALAGIAKVGREKDYSVREILEAFVLSDLFQQR, from the coding sequence ATGATTTCCCGTTCGCCATTGCTGGTTGCCCTGGTTCATTCGCTGATTGCGTCCTGCTGCTTTGCCACGGTCGCGGCCGCCGCTCCGAACTTTGATAAAGACGTACAGCCGTACTTCAGGCAGCACTGCCTGGGCTGTCATGGGGCCGAAAAACAGAACGGCGACTTCCGCATTGATACGCTTTCCCGGAAGATCGGTCTGGAAGATACGCCCCAGTGGGCCGAGATCATGGAGCGGATCAGCTCGGGAGAGATGCCGCCCGAAGATGTGAAAAACCGGCCGACCGCCGATAAGAGCGCCGCCATCGTCGAGTGGCTGGCGGCCCGTATCCAAGAGGGCGAAGCCGCCCGCATGGCGCAGCGCGATCGCGTTTCGTACCATCGGCTCACGCGCGAAGAGTACGTCAACACGGTCCGCGATCTGCTGGGCGTGGAGTACGACGCCACCGATCCGGGCGGGCTGCTGGAGGATGCGGAGTGGAACGGCTTTGAACGGGTCGGCTCTGTCATGACGCTGTCGGCCACCCATATTGAAAAGTACATCAACGCGGCCGAAATCGTCCTGGACGAAGCGTATCCCGACAAACCGATCGAATACCTCGAGGCCACGACGCAGGCAGCGGTGGTGAACGAAAACCATCCCTACTTCGAAAGCCTGCAGCAGGAAGGGTTGCTCGACAAAGTCCGCTTTGAACTGGTGACCAACGGCGAGCAGTTCCGGGCCTCGAGCCCCTACCGCAACGGCCTGAAGTTTCCCGGCCCGGGCGTTTATGAAATCAGCTACGTGGTGAGCGGACTCAAGCCCGAGAACGGCAAGGCGCCCCGCATCCAGGTGTTTGAAGAAAAGCTCGATCGCATCCTGTTCGAACAGGATATCATCGCGCCGGAAGACGCCCCCATTACGGTCACGTTCCAGGCGCACTTTCCCGGAACGAGTACGCCCCAGATCCGCGTCATGAATACGACGGGCCTGCCCCGGCATCCGCGTTCGACCGCCCACAGCCGCATTCCTTTTATCAACACCAGTCGTCCCCGCGCTCCGTGGCAAGTCAAAATTACGGACCAGCAGGGACAGCCGCGGTCGCCCGTCCTGATCATTGATTCGATCACCATTCGCGGTCCGATTATCACCCCGCTGGAACAGCAAAGGCGCGACTCTTACCTGCCGCAGGAAGAAACGATCCCCGCGGCGAGAGAAGGGCTGGCCCGCCTGGCGAAACGCGCTTTCCGGCGTCCGCTGGTCGAAGGGGAACTGGAAGTCTACGTACAGATTGTCGAACAGGAACTGGCCGCCGGCGCTCCCTTCCGCGAGGCCGTCGAGGCCGCCATGATCGCCGTGCTGTGCTCCAAGAGTTTCCTGTTTATCGCCGAAGGGGACGAGAACGCGGATCGGTCGCAGCTCAACGACTGGGAGATCGCTTCGCGGCTATCGTACCTGCTGTGGAGCACCATGCCCGACGACGAACTGTTCGCCGCCGCCGAACGCGGTCAGCTGCAGGATCAAGGCGAGCTCCAAAGGCAGTTCACGCGGATGCTGAACGATCCCCGTTCGGACCGCTTCAAGGAAGGCTTCTCCCGGCAGTGGCTGTACTTGAACAAGGTCGGCATGTTCCCGCCGGACAAAAAGCTTTATCCCCAGTACGACGACCACCTGGAACAGAGCATGATCGGCGAAACCCAGGCGTTTTTTGCCGAAGTGCTGGAGCAGAGACTCACGCTGCGGGAGTTTCTCAATTCCGACTGGACGATGCTTAACTCCCGCCTGGCCCGGTTTTACCAGGTGCAGGGCGACTTCACCGATCAGTTCCAGCGAGTCGCGCTCCAGCCGGAAGATCATCGCGGCGGACTGCTGACCCAGGCGGCCATTCTGTCGCTGACCTCTGACGGCGCCCGGCATCGGCCTGTCCATCGCGGCGTCTGGCTGTCGGAAGTGATCCTGGGGAAAACGCCGCCGCCCCCGCCGGCCAACGTCGAGCCGATCGAACCGAATCCGGTCGACTCGCCCAAGGCCACGCTGCGGATGAAACTCGACGCCCACAAGCACGACGCCAGCTGCGCTTCGTGCCACAAAAAGATCGATCCTTTGGGCTTTGCCTTTGACCACTACGACGCCATTGGCCAGTGGCGCACGCGAGAGCAGGTCGAAGGGACGGGGGAAGATCCGCTGGTCGACGCCAGCGGCGAACTGGTCGACGGCCGCAAGTTCCAGAATGCCGAAGAACTCAAGCAGCTGCTGACAACCGACCTGGACGCTTTCGAGGCGACCTTTATCGAGAAACTGGCCATCTATGGCCTGCGCCGTACGATGACATTTGACGACCACCAGGCCCTGGCGGGAATCGCCAAAGTGGGCCGGGAAAAAGACTACAGTGTCCGAGAGATCCTGGAAGCGTTTGTGCTCTCTGACCTTTTCCAGCAACGATAA
- a CDS encoding DUF1552 domain-containing protein, producing MNIQTNSWRLSRRDVLRGIGASIALPMLDCMEASAGALPTSPPKRSVFLYIPNGVNTLTWQIEKAGTDFEFSEPLRSLERHRNEVTPLSGLHHPMVLGKHHNCDQVWLTGADVPRDGGAFRNSVSADQVIAEVQGMHTRYPSLEMAIEGHSLAWSRDGIQIPAERNVKTIFDRLFGVESGGEQAVRRRLARRGSILDAVLGDAQRVNQKLGTADRNKLDEYLTAVRQIEVRTERADAWLNVPRPQVSGALTSRFTQKMDSSQVQEYHRLFYDLMVLALRTDMTRVITCMICSESNGGAIPDIGISQTRHALSHHNGDPEQLRRLTQTDTFLVEQLSYFLDQLKAHEEDGGNLLDTTQVLWGSGMAYGHSHGNANLPTLYAGGKKLGAKHGQHVDYNLPVIGQYNVADANSHYRICGRPVDGNARLSNLLLTMQQRAGVETDRFQDSLGTISEIVA from the coding sequence ATGAATATCCAAACGAATAGCTGGCGGTTAAGCCGCCGTGATGTGCTGCGAGGAATCGGGGCCAGCATTGCTTTGCCAATGCTGGACTGCATGGAGGCCTCCGCCGGCGCGCTGCCGACCAGCCCGCCCAAGCGCAGCGTGTTCCTGTACATTCCCAACGGCGTGAATACGCTCACCTGGCAGATCGAAAAAGCGGGAACCGATTTTGAGTTTTCCGAGCCGCTGCGATCCCTGGAACGCCACCGGAACGAAGTGACCCCGCTGAGCGGCCTGCATCATCCCATGGTGCTGGGCAAGCACCATAACTGCGACCAGGTCTGGCTGACCGGGGCCGATGTGCCCCGCGACGGCGGCGCCTTCCGCAATTCGGTTTCGGCCGATCAGGTTATCGCTGAAGTCCAGGGCATGCATACCCGTTACCCCTCGCTGGAAATGGCGATTGAAGGCCACTCCCTGGCCTGGTCGCGGGACGGTATCCAGATTCCGGCGGAACGGAACGTCAAAACGATTTTCGATCGTCTTTTCGGCGTCGAATCCGGCGGAGAACAGGCCGTGCGGCGCCGCCTGGCAAGGCGCGGAAGCATCCTCGACGCAGTCCTGGGCGACGCCCAGCGCGTCAACCAGAAGCTCGGTACGGCGGACCGGAACAAGCTGGACGAATACCTGACCGCCGTCCGCCAGATCGAAGTCCGCACCGAACGGGCCGACGCCTGGCTGAACGTCCCTCGGCCCCAGGTGTCCGGCGCGCTCACTAGCCGCTTTACGCAAAAAATGGATTCCTCACAGGTCCAGGAATACCACCGCCTGTTTTATGATTTGATGGTCTTGGCGCTGCGGACCGATATGACCCGCGTCATCACCTGTATGATCTGCAGCGAATCCAACGGCGGCGCGATTCCGGATATCGGCATCTCCCAGACCCGGCACGCTCTGTCGCACCACAACGGCGATCCCGAACAGCTCCGCCGACTGACACAGACTGACACCTTCCTGGTCGAACAGCTCAGCTATTTCCTGGACCAGCTGAAAGCCCACGAAGAAGACGGCGGGAACCTGCTCGACACCACCCAGGTGCTCTGGGGCAGCGGCATGGCTTACGGCCACAGCCATGGCAACGCCAACCTGCCCACGCTCTATGCGGGCGGCAAGAAACTGGGCGCCAAACATGGCCAGCATGTCGACTACAACCTGCCCGTGATTGGCCAGTACAACGTGGCCGACGCCAACTCCCATTACCGGATCTGTGGTCGTCCTGTCGACGGCAACGCCCGGCTTAGCAACCTGCTGCTGACCATGCAGCAGCGTGCGGGCGTGGAAACCGATCGCTTCCAGGACAGCCTGGGAACCATCTCCGAAATCGTAGCCTGA